In the genome of Mytilus edulis chromosome 3, xbMytEdul2.2, whole genome shotgun sequence, one region contains:
- the LOC139515704 gene encoding homeobox protein SIX1-like — protein sequence MHSQAVMDPYHYSVHYRSPGNSSGVPAFHPDLSMLHDQPPTSSVGSPTPGAMIPSFGFTQEQVACVCEVLQQGGNIDRLARFLWSLPACEHLHKNESVLKAKAVVAFHRGNFKELYKIMESNNFSPHNHPKLQALWLKAHYIEAEKLRGRPLGAVGKYRVRRKFPLPRTIWDGEETSYCFKEKSRTVLREWYAHNPYPSPREKRELAEGTGLTTTQVSNWFKNRRQRDRASETKDRGDRDPHCSQSSQDSNMGSPQSDNKDGDISSDDAFTAQTKIEPPDEHNPGSIYTNLQKSLPDNPMLMAGNQNRLSNDHVSNMYQDFQTL from the exons TGCACTACCGCTCACCTGGGAATAGTTCCGGAGTTCCTGCCTTCCATCCAGATCTCTCAATGTTACACGACCAACCACCAACGTCATCAGTCGGATCCCCGACCCCCGGGGCAATGATTCCGTCTTTTGGATTTACACAGGAACAAGTTGCGTGCGTGTGTGAAGTTTTGCAACAAGGTGGAAACATTGACAGATTAGCTAGGTTTTTATGGTCACTCCCTGCTTGTGAACATTTACATAAAAATGAAAGTGTGCTTAAAGCGAAGGCAGTGGTGGCCTTTCACAGAGGAAACTTCAAAGAACTTTATAAAATAATGGAAAGTAACAATTTTTCACCTCATAATCACCCAAAGTTACAGGCATTATGGCTTAAAGCACATTATATTGAAGCGGAAAAGTTAAGAGGTCGACCTCTGGGCGCTGTGGGAAAGTACCGTGTGAGAAGGAAATTCCCACTTCCTAGAACAATATGGGACGGGGAAGAAACCAGTTATTGTTTCAAAGAAAAATCTAGAACTGTTCTGAGGGAGTGGTATGCTCATAATCCATACCCTTCACCTCGTGAAAAGAGAGAATTGGCCGAGGGAACGGGATTAACAACAACACAAGTTAGTAACTGGTTCAAAAACCGACGACAGAGGGATAGGGCATCAGAAACTAAAGACAGAGGCGATCG GGATCCACATTGTTCGCAAAGCAGTCAGGATTCAAATATGGGATCTCCTCAGAGTGATAATAAAGACGGTGATATTAGCAGTGATGATGCATTTACTGCACAAACAAAAATAGAACCGCCAGACGAGCACAACCCAGGCTCTATATATACCAATCTACAGAAATCATTGCCTGACAATCCCATGTTAATGGCGGGAAATCAAAATCGACTGTCGAACGATCATGTTAGCAATATGTATCAAGATTTTCAAACTTTGTGA